The genomic segment CTGTTTCACCGTCGAAGAGGCGGTCTTCGCTGACGATGAGGCGGTCGGGGAGCCGGCGCCGCTTCCGACGCCGGTGTCGGATCTGGCCATACGTGGGTCCTTCCGAGGTGATGCGTGACGTGACCTGTCGGTGAGGGGGTGGCTGGTCGTGCTGGTCGTGCTGGTCAGCGCCCGGAGGCGGGTGAGATGACGAAGTTGCTGAACCCCCCGTGGCGGGAACCCACGCTGTTGATCGCGGCGTTCACCTCGTCGAGCGGGTAGACGTGGTGGCGCAGCGGCGACAGATCGAGCGAACCCGCTTCGGCCATGTCGGCCATGTCCTGTCCCTCGCCGGGCGTGAACCAGACCGATCCGCGGACGATCTGGTCCATGTCCATCATTCGGTGCAGGTCGAGGGGCACCTCCCCGGCGACGGCGCCGATGTTGACGGCGATGCCGCCGCGGCCCAGCGCACGCACGCCCTGCTGAAGGGTTTCGTGGGGCGCGCCCGGCCCGAGGGCGTCGATGTAGACGTCCACACCGGCCCCGCCGGTCTCCGCCGCGATCCACTCGTCCACCGGACCGTCGTGCAGGGAGTGCAGGCGCAGCCGCCCCGGGGCCAGCTTGTCGATCTCCGCCAGCAGTTCGCGGTCGCGGCCGGTGCCGTACAGCGTCGTGATGCCCATCGCCGGGGCCAGCAGGGCCGCGGCGATGCCGAGTGTGCCGGTGATGCCGTTGACCAGGACGCTGCGTCCCGGTCCGGCGGCGGCCTTGCGGAGCGCCGAGTACATCGTGCCCAGGTAGCCGAAGCGCGCGGCGGCCTCGAACGACACGGAGTCCGGGATGCGGACGAGCGAGGAAGCCGGAGCGATCATCTTCTCCGCGAGTCCGCCCTGGTAGCGGTCGAGCAACCGGACCGAGGTGGCCGAGAAGCCGAAGTAGCCGGCGAAGGCGTAGCTCGCGCAGTGCACGATCCTGCCGTTGCGGCAGGCGCGGCACGCGCCGCAGGTGCGGCACGGGTTGACGTACACCCGGTCGCCGACCTCGACGCCCTCGACCCCTGCGCCGACCTCTTCGACCACGCCCGCGGGGTCGAGCCCGAACACGGCCGGCAGCGGCGGCAGCGGGTTGAGCGGGAACCAAGTCGTCCAGTTACCAAGGATGTTGGCGAGGTTCGGTACGATGTTCACGGCGTGTACCGCCACCCGGACATCGCCCGGGCCCGGTGCCGGGACGGCAATCCGCTCGATCCTCATCGGCTCGCCGACGTTGTGCATTCGCGCTGCGCGCATGGTCGAGGTCATGGCCTCTCCTCGTTGAGGGCGAAGTTGTCTCCGCGTACGACAGGGCCGCGCACCGGCCAATGAGGGCAAAGAGTGCTGTCGGCCGCTGCCGCCGCGGTCTTCCGGTGGCTCCACGGGCGGCCCCTGAGCCTGGTGACGACACGGGTCGTCGGAGCTGTTCCAGAGGCGTGTGAAGAGTGGGCGAACCCGGTGTGCGGGTCGCGCGGTGAGGGCCGGAGGGGCGTCGGTGTGTCACCTGACGTCGGTCCCAGGTCGGCTTCTTATACGTACGTGCTGGTGGGCGGCCCGGCGGCGAGGCGTCTGTTCCCGTGCTCGGGGTCGTGCCGGCCCTTGCGCGGTGGTCCTACGCCGCGTCGCGCGGGGCCGGTCTCACGGCCGCACGGTCAGCGGTATGCGGCGAGGCCCGTGACGGACTCGCCGACGACCAGAGTGTGGATCTCCTCGGTGCCCTCGTAGGTGAGCACCGTCTCCAGGTTGTTGGCGTGCCGTAGCACCGGGTACTCGGTGGTGATGCCGTTGGCCCCGAGGATGGTGCGGGCTGTCCGGGCGGTGTCGAGGGCGGCGCGGACGTTCGCGAGCTTGCCCAGGCTGACGTGCTCCGGGTGCAGCTGCCCGGCGTCCTTGAGCTTGCTCAGGCGCAGGGCGAGCAGCTGGGAGTGCACGAGGTCGACCTGCATGCCGGCCAGCTTCCCCTGAGTGAACTGGAAACCGCCGATCGGCCGCCCGAACTGCTCACGGGTGGTGGAGTACTCCAGCGCCGACAGGTAGCAGGTGCGGGCCGCTCCCACGACACCGCACAGGATGCCGAAACGCGCCTCGGACAGGCAGGACAGCGGCCCGCGCAGCCCGGTCACGCCCGGGAGCACCGCGGAGTCCGGCAGTCGCACGTCCTCCAGGTGCAGTTCGGCGGTGACCGACGCGCGCAGCGAGAGCTTGCTGTGGATCTCGCTGGTGGTGAAGCCGGGGGTGTCCTTGGGGACGAGGAAGCCGCGGATGCCGTCCTCGGTGCGGGCCCAGACGACGGCGATGTCGGCGATCGAGCCGTTGGTGATCCACATCTTGGTGCCGTTGAGGATCCAGTCCTCGCCGTCACACTTGGCCACGGTGCGCATGCCGCCCGGGTCGGAGCCCTGGTCGGGTTCGGTGAGCCCGAAGCAGCCGATCGCCTCACCGGAGGCAAGCTTGGGCAGCCACTCCTGCTTCTGCTCCTCCGAGCCGTAGCGGTGGATGGGGAACATGACCAGGGAGCCCTGGACGGAGACGAAGCTGCGCAGCCCCGAGTCGGCCGCCTCCAGCTCGCGGCAGGCCACCCCGTACGCGGTGGCACTGGCCCCGGCACAGCCATAGCCCTCCAGGTGCATGCCCAGGAGGCCCAGCTTGCCGATTTCCGGGCCGAGTTCGGCGGTCGGGAAGGTGCCCGCCTCGAACCAGCCGGCCACATGGTCGGTCACGCGGTCGCGGACGAAGGCGGCGACGGTGTCACGGATGAGTCGTTCGTCGTCGTCGAGTTCACTGTCCAGGTCGAGGGCGTCGACGGGGTTGAGGTGGGGCATCAGGAGTTCCTCCGGGCACCGATGAGAACGAAGAGCAGGGTCGCGGGTGAGGTGGAGCGGTTGCGCCAGGCGTGGCGGGTGCCGTTCTGCACGACGACGTCGCCCGGGGCGAGGGTGGTCTCGTTGCCGTCGTCGAGTTCGAGGACGATCTCTCCCTGGAGGAGGACGCCGTAGTCGACGGTGTCGGTGGTGTGCATGCCGGGGTGGTCCGGCTCGAACAGTTCGGCCAGGCCGGGGCTGGTGCGCAGGCGTTCGGCGACGGCCGCGGCCGGGTCGAAGTCCTCGCTCGCGTAGACCGTGTCCGGCGGGATGACCAAGTGCAGCACGCGGGTGGCACCGGACTCGGGGGCGTACGAGGTGACGGCGGGTGTCGGGTCGGTGCCGTCGAAGGGCACGGTGGGCTCGGCGGGGGTGGCCCAGACGAGGGACGAGACGAAGCCGGGGGTGTGCTTCAGTGCGTTGGTGCGGGGTGGCTGCCCGTCCTGGACGACGGCGGCTTTGCCGTCCGCCGTCCGGCCGGTGACGATTCTCCGTGGCATGGTGCGGCTCCTCGGAAGGGGAGGTGCGAGGCCGTGTGTCGGCATATCGGGCGGGCGGGTGGAGAGATGATCGCGCGGGTGCCCGAATCGGACTGACGACGAGGGGCGGCCGGGAGAGGCCGTACGGCTCGAATTGCTGAAGATGTGCGTGACTGCCTGGACTGCCGACAGCGGGTGGCGGCTCGCTGACCCGGGGCAGCGGGAAGGGAGGGACGGCGGTGTTCTCTCCGTCGTTCTCCAGCTGGTGGAGGCGTTTCGTCGGCCACTGGGCGCTGCGTGACCGGAAACTATTCGTAAGAATCCTGACCGTCAAGGGCCGTACAAAACGGTCGTACAGAACGGGCCGACGTCCCACCGAATGCCTCGCGGCACGACGGGGTTCCGTCGAAGCCCCTAGGCAGGGCGCTCCTGGTTGACCAGCCTGCCGAGCAGGACCACCAGCCGGGAGACCTCCTCGTCGTCGAGGACGGCCAGCCAGGCGTGCTCCCGGGCGGTCTGCCCCTCGATCGCCTGGTGCAGCAGGTCCAGCCCGGCCGGCGTCAGTGAGACACGGACGACCCGGCGGTCGTCGCGCTCACGGCGCCGTTCGACGAGCCCGCGCTCCTCAAGGGTGTTGAGCGCGCTGGACACACTCGCCCGGGTGGTGCCGGAGATGCGGGCGATCTCACGCTGCTCCAGATCGCCGAAGATCCACAGCGTGTTCATGATCCGGAAGCCGGCCCAGGTCATCCCGAGCGGCCGGTGTACGGCGCCTTCGAAGTCCTGGACCAGGCGGGCAACGAGCCGGGTGAGGTGGGTGACCGCCTCGACTCCTCGGATCTGGCGCTCCGCGTGGCCCAACTCCTCGTGGTGTGCCCGTACCTTGGCGGCGAACTCGCGGGAGCGCGGATGATCGACGGCGTCACCGGGGACATCCGACACGGGCAGAGCTCCCTTCAGAGGCGGCGGCGCCGTGAGAGCGCCCGGCAGATTCAGCGGCTGATCGGATTGCGCATCGTACCGGCCCCCGAA from the Streptomyces sp. NBC_00310 genome contains:
- a CDS encoding alcohol dehydrogenase catalytic domain-containing protein, with protein sequence MTSTMRAARMHNVGEPMRIERIAVPAPGPGDVRVAVHAVNIVPNLANILGNWTTWFPLNPLPPLPAVFGLDPAGVVEEVGAGVEGVEVGDRVYVNPCRTCGACRACRNGRIVHCASYAFAGYFGFSATSVRLLDRYQGGLAEKMIAPASSLVRIPDSVSFEAAARFGYLGTMYSALRKAAAGPGRSVLVNGITGTLGIAAALLAPAMGITTLYGTGRDRELLAEIDKLAPGRLRLHSLHDGPVDEWIAAETGGAGVDVYIDALGPGAPHETLQQGVRALGRGGIAVNIGAVAGEVPLDLHRMMDMDQIVRGSVWFTPGEGQDMADMAEAGSLDLSPLRHHVYPLDEVNAAINSVGSRHGGFSNFVISPASGR
- a CDS encoding acyl-CoA dehydrogenase family protein, with the translated sequence MPHLNPVDALDLDSELDDDERLIRDTVAAFVRDRVTDHVAGWFEAGTFPTAELGPEIGKLGLLGMHLEGYGCAGASATAYGVACRELEAADSGLRSFVSVQGSLVMFPIHRYGSEEQKQEWLPKLASGEAIGCFGLTEPDQGSDPGGMRTVAKCDGEDWILNGTKMWITNGSIADIAVVWARTEDGIRGFLVPKDTPGFTTSEIHSKLSLRASVTAELHLEDVRLPDSAVLPGVTGLRGPLSCLSEARFGILCGVVGAARTCYLSALEYSTTREQFGRPIGGFQFTQGKLAGMQVDLVHSQLLALRLSKLKDAGQLHPEHVSLGKLANVRAALDTARTARTILGANGITTEYPVLRHANNLETVLTYEGTEEIHTLVVGESVTGLAAYR
- a CDS encoding cupin domain-containing protein; translated protein: MPRRIVTGRTADGKAAVVQDGQPPRTNALKHTPGFVSSLVWATPAEPTVPFDGTDPTPAVTSYAPESGATRVLHLVIPPDTVYASEDFDPAAAVAERLRTSPGLAELFEPDHPGMHTTDTVDYGVLLQGEIVLELDDGNETTLAPGDVVVQNGTRHAWRNRSTSPATLLFVLIGARRNS
- a CDS encoding MarR family winged helix-turn-helix transcriptional regulator gives rise to the protein MSDVPGDAVDHPRSREFAAKVRAHHEELGHAERQIRGVEAVTHLTRLVARLVQDFEGAVHRPLGMTWAGFRIMNTLWIFGDLEQREIARISGTTRASVSSALNTLEERGLVERRRERDDRRVVRVSLTPAGLDLLHQAIEGQTAREHAWLAVLDDEEVSRLVVLLGRLVNQERPA